A window of Bradyrhizobium sp. AZCC 1610 contains these coding sequences:
- the modC gene encoding molybdenum ABC transporter ATP-binding protein — translation MLRVDVTKQLGEFSLEAAFESQGRVTGLFGASGAGKTSLINMIAGLLRPDRGIIALDGETLDDTAAGVHVPPHRRRIGYVFQDARLFPHLDVRQNLDYGRRMNGLAVDTAQHARVTDLLAIGHLLDRRPGKLSGGERQRVALGRALLSKPRLLLLDEPLGSLDEGRKEEILPYLVRLRDEGIPMVYVSHDAAELRQLATQIVMLQRGRVTALGGVKVLT, via the coding sequence ATGCTCCGCGTCGACGTCACCAAACAGCTCGGCGAATTCTCGCTGGAAGCCGCGTTCGAAAGCCAGGGCCGCGTCACTGGCCTGTTCGGCGCGTCCGGCGCCGGCAAGACTTCGCTGATCAACATGATCGCCGGACTCTTGCGGCCCGATCGCGGCATTATCGCGCTCGACGGCGAAACGCTGGATGACACGGCTGCAGGTGTCCACGTGCCGCCGCACCGGCGGCGGATCGGCTACGTGTTTCAGGACGCGCGGCTGTTTCCGCATCTCGACGTACGGCAAAACCTCGACTACGGCCGGCGCATGAATGGCCTTGCCGTGGATACGGCGCAGCACGCGCGCGTCACCGACCTGCTCGCCATCGGCCATCTGCTCGACCGCCGGCCCGGAAAACTCTCCGGCGGCGAGCGCCAGCGCGTCGCGCTCGGCCGCGCGCTGCTGTCAAAACCGCGCCTGCTGCTGCTCGACGAGCCGCTGGGGTCGCTCGACGAGGGCCGCAAGGAGGAGATTCTCCCCTATCTGGTACGGCTGCGCGACGAGGGCATTCCGATGGTCTATGTCAGCCACGACGCCGCCGAACTGCGTCAACTGGCGACGCAGATCGTCATGCTCCAGCGCGGCCGCGTGACCGCGCTGGGCGGCGTCAAGGTGCTAACTTAG
- the ilvD gene encoding dihydroxy-acid dehydratase: MPAYRSRTTTHGRNMAGARGLWRATGMKNEDFGKPIIAVVNSFTQFVPGHVHLKDLGQLVAREIEKAGGVAKEFNTIAVDDGIAMGHDGMLYSLPSREIIADSVEYMVNAHCADAMVCISNCDKITPGMLMAALRINIPTVFVSGGPMESGKVNLKGKVRAVDLIDAMVAAADSNVSDAEVEAIERSACPTCGSCSGMFTANSMNCLTEALGLALPGNGSVLATHADRKGLFVEAGHLIVDLARRYYEQDDETALPRKIANFKAFENAMTLDIAMGGSTNTVLHLLAAAYEGQVPFTMQDIDRLSRRVPVLCKVAPSVADVHLEDVHRAGGVMAILGELDRAGLLNRGLPMVHSKTLEDALSRWDIKRTKSESVRKFFMAAPGNVPTQVAFSQERRFEELDTDRATGCVRDAEHAYSKDGGLAVLSGNLALDGCIVKTAGVDESILKFEGPARIFESQDAAVEGILGNKIKAGDVVVVRYEGPRGGPGMQEMLYPTSYLKSKGLGKVCALITDGRFSGGSSGLSIGHISPEAAEGGLIGLVEDGDRIKIDIPARSISLVVDDVTLAKRREAMLARGAEAWKPARKRSRNVTMALKAYAALTTSAARGAVRIVPE; this comes from the coding sequence ATGCCCGCCTACCGTTCCCGGACCACGACCCACGGCCGCAACATGGCGGGCGCACGCGGCCTCTGGCGCGCCACCGGCATGAAGAATGAGGACTTTGGCAAGCCGATCATTGCCGTGGTCAATTCCTTCACCCAGTTCGTGCCCGGCCACGTGCACCTGAAGGATCTCGGCCAGCTTGTCGCCCGCGAAATCGAAAAAGCCGGCGGCGTCGCCAAGGAGTTCAACACCATCGCGGTCGATGACGGCATCGCCATGGGTCATGACGGCATGCTCTACAGCCTGCCGTCGCGCGAGATCATCGCCGACAGCGTCGAGTACATGGTCAACGCGCATTGCGCCGACGCCATGGTGTGCATCTCCAACTGCGACAAGATCACGCCCGGCATGCTGATGGCGGCGCTGCGGATCAACATCCCGACCGTGTTCGTCTCGGGCGGACCGATGGAATCCGGCAAGGTCAATCTCAAGGGCAAGGTCCGCGCGGTCGATTTGATCGACGCCATGGTCGCGGCCGCCGACAGCAACGTCAGCGACGCCGAGGTCGAAGCGATCGAGCGCTCGGCCTGCCCGACCTGCGGCTCGTGCTCGGGCATGTTCACGGCCAATTCCATGAACTGTCTCACCGAGGCGCTGGGGTTGGCGCTGCCGGGCAACGGCTCGGTGCTGGCGACGCATGCCGACCGCAAGGGCTTGTTCGTCGAAGCCGGGCACCTGATCGTCGATCTGGCGCGTCGCTATTACGAGCAGGACGACGAAACCGCATTGCCGCGCAAAATCGCAAACTTCAAGGCATTCGAGAACGCCATGACGCTCGACATCGCCATGGGCGGCTCGACCAACACGGTGCTGCATCTCTTGGCGGCGGCCTATGAAGGGCAGGTGCCGTTCACGATGCAGGATATCGACCGCCTGTCGCGGCGGGTGCCTGTTCTCTGCAAGGTGGCGCCGTCGGTGGCGGATGTGCATCTGGAAGACGTCCACCGTGCCGGCGGCGTGATGGCCATTCTCGGCGAGCTCGACCGCGCGGGCCTGCTCAACCGCGGCCTGCCGATGGTGCACTCCAAGACGCTGGAGGATGCGCTCAGCCGTTGGGACATCAAGCGGACCAAGAGCGAAAGCGTCCGCAAATTCTTCATGGCCGCGCCGGGCAATGTGCCGACGCAAGTGGCGTTTAGCCAGGAACGCCGGTTCGAGGAGCTTGATACCGATCGTGCGACCGGTTGCGTCCGCGACGCCGAGCACGCCTATTCAAAGGACGGCGGCCTTGCGGTGCTGTCGGGCAATCTCGCGCTGGACGGCTGCATCGTCAAAACCGCCGGTGTCGACGAGAGCATCCTGAAGTTCGAGGGGCCGGCGCGCATCTTCGAAAGCCAGGACGCAGCGGTCGAAGGGATTCTCGGCAACAAGATCAAGGCCGGCGACGTCGTCGTGGTCCGCTACGAGGGCCCGCGCGGCGGCCCCGGCATGCAGGAAATGCTGTACCCGACCAGCTATCTGAAATCGAAGGGGCTCGGAAAGGTCTGCGCGCTGATCACCGACGGGCGCTTCTCTGGCGGCTCGTCGGGCTTGTCGATCGGCCACATCTCGCCGGAGGCCGCTGAAGGCGGTTTGATCGGCCTCGTGGAGGATGGCGACCGCATCAAGATCGACATCCCCGCGCGTTCGATCAGCCTCGTGGTCGATGACGTCACGCTGGCAAAGCGCCGCGAAGCCATGCTGGCCCGCGGAGCGGAGGCGTGGAAGCCCGCCAGGAAGCGCAGCCGCAATGTCACGATGGCGCTGAAGGCCTATGCGGCACTGACGACGAGTGCTGCCCGCGGCGCGGTGCGCATCGTTCCGGAGTGA